The following coding sequences are from one Prionailurus viverrinus isolate Anna chromosome D2, UM_Priviv_1.0, whole genome shotgun sequence window:
- the HNRNPH3 gene encoding heterogeneous nuclear ribonucleoprotein H3 isoform X3, which translates to MYDRMRRGGDGYDGGYGGFDDYGGYNNYGYGNDGFDDRMRDGRGMGGHGYGGAGDASSGFHGGHFVHMRGLPFRATENDIANFFSPLNPIRVHIDIGADGRATGEADVEFVTHEDAVAAMSKDKNNMQHRYIELFLNSTPGGGSGMGGSGMGGYGRDGMDNQGGYGSVGRMGMGNNYSGGYGTPDGLGGYGRGGGGSGGYYGQGGMSGGGWRGMY; encoded by the exons ATGTATGACAGAATGCGACGAGGAGGTGATGGATATGATGGTG GTTATGGAGGTTTTGATGACTATGGTGGCTATAATAATTATGGCTATGGAAATGATGGCTTCGATGACAGAATGAGAGATGGAAGAG GTATGGGAGGACACGGCTATGGTGGAGCTGGTGATGCAAGTTCGGGATTTCATGGTGGTCATTTTGTACATATGAGAGGATTACCTTTTCGTGCAACTGAAAATGACATTGCTAAT TTCTTCTCACCACTAAATCCAATACGAGTGCATATTGATATTGGAGCTGATGGCAGAGCGACAGGAGAAGCAGATGTAGAATTTGTGACACATGAAGATGCCGTAGCTGCCATGTCTAAAGATAAGAATAACATGC aacatCGGTACATTGAACTCTTcttgaattctactcctggagGCGGTTCTGGAATGGGAGGTTCTGGAATGGGAGGCTATGGCAGAGATGGAATGG ataatcAGGGAGGTTATGGATCTGTTGGAAGAATGGGAATGGGTAACAATTACAGTGGAGGATATGGTACTCCCGATGGCTTGGGTGGTTATG gccgtGGCGGTGGAGGCAGTGGAGGTTACTATGGGCAAGGTGGCATGAGTGGAGGTGGATGGCGTGGGATGTATTAA